Below is a window of Paramagnetospirillum magneticum AMB-1 DNA.
CGGGAATTACCTCCGTGAGACGTTTCGATCCGCCGGGGTGCTGTTAGCACTCTCCGGCGACGAGTGCCAACCATCTAGGAGGGGTCTGGGGGAGAGTCAAGCAAGTTTAGGTGAATTTCCCGGCACCGTTGCGCCAACTTAATGATTTGTAATGATAAATTTCCGCCATGGACTTGCCGTGATTCGCACCTACATTGTGTGTTCCGGTTTCTTGAACGGGATGAAGACCCATGACCCCCTCCGAACGTGACCTGATCCAAAGCGTGTTCGACCGTCTGGCGAGGCTGACGGGCGGACCCAAGGACCGCGAGGCCGAGGCCCTGATCCTCGACCGCATGCGCGCGGTGCCCGATTCCGCCTACAATCTGGTCGAGGCGGTGGTGGTGCAGGAAATGGCCATCAAGGAGCACGAAGCCCGCATCCGTGACCTCGAGGCCCAACTGGCCGGGCGGTCGCAGCAACCGACGGGGGGCGGCTTCGGCCAGCCGGGCAATCCCTGGGGCGGTGGGCGCGGTTCGGTGCCCGCCACCCAGCCCTCGCAACAGCAGGTGCAGCAACAGCAATACGCTCCCCCGCCGCAGCAGCAATACGCCCAGCCGTCGCCCTGGGGCGGCCAGCCGTCGGCCGGCGGCAGCTTCCTGCGCACGGCGGCCGGCGCGGCGGTGGGCGTGGCGGGCGGCATGCTGCTGGCCAACGGCATTTCCAGCATGTTCGCCGGCGGCCATGCCGGCGGTTCGCCCTGGGGCGGCGGGGCGCAGCAGGCCGGCGACACCACCATCAACAATTACTATGGCTCGCAGGCCCCGGCGGCCGGTGGCGAGGCGCCCCAGCCGACCTATGACACCACCATCGCCGACGACCAGGGCTATGCCGATTTCGACCCCGGCTACGACGTGGGCGGCGGCGACGACAGCTTCTAGACCACCGAGCGTCAAATATGACGCTCGGTGGTCTAGGATTCATATTTGTCCCTCTGCCTTAGCGCGGCCCTCCGGCCGCTTGGCCGCGGCCTCAATGGCCGCTAGAACAATTGCAATGGCGGAAACCGCTCCCGTATAAAGGGGGCGGTTTCCTTGTTTCGAGAGCCCGACATGATCCTCTACACCCTGCGCTGCTCCCATGATCACCACTTCGAGGAGTGGTTCGACAACAGCGGCGACTACGACACCAAGAAGGATGCCGGCGCGCTGACCTGTCCCGAATGCGGTGACAAGGAGGTGGGCAAGGCCATCATGGCTCCCAACGTGGGCAAGGGCCGCGCCGCCGCCGCACCGCCGCCGTCCTGCGGCACGCCCATGGGCTGTGGCGGCTGCCCCATGGCGGGCCAGCACTGAGGACATGATCGGGCTGCCGCCCGTGCCCGCTTGGGGCGATGCCCCAAACCCCCTTTGTTTTCAAAATTAAAGGAGGGTTCGGGAGGTTTTCCTCCCGATGGGGTCGGGGCAAAGCCCCGCTGTCCTACTTTTGGTCCACCGTTTCCAGCAAGGCCAGCAGCCCGGCCAGGATCTGGCGGGGCGAGGGTGGGCAGCCGGGGATGTGCAGATCCACCGGCACCACGTCGGAGACTCCTCCCACCACCGCATAGGACCCGGCGAAACAGCCGCCGTCCTTGCCGCAATCGCCCATGGCGACGATCCAGCGCGGCTCCGGCGTGGCTTCCACCGTGCGCCGCAGGGCCTCCTCCATGTTGCGCGTCACCGGCCCGGTGACCAGCAGCACGTCGGCGTGACGGGGGCTGGCGACGAAGCGGATGCCAAAGCGCTCCAGATCGTAGATGGGGTGGTTGACGGCGTGAATCTCCAACTCGCAGCCATTGCACGAGCCCGCATCCACCTCGCGGATGGACAGCGAGCGGCCCAGCCTTGCCCGGGCGCGGCGCCCCAGCGCTTCGGCCAGTTCCTCCACCCCGTTGGGGTCGGGACGCGGCGCGTCCTTCATGGTGTGGGGGCCCTTGAGCAGATGGCGGGCCAGGATCTTGGCGATGGGCGGGATCATAGATCATGCCCCGAATACGAGCAGTTGAACGACTTGTTGCACAGGGGGAAGTCGGCGACGATGTTGCCCTCGATGGCGGCTTCCAGCAGCGGCCACTGGAACCACGAGGGGTCGTGGGGGTGGCAGCGCTCCACCACATGGTCGGCGCCCAGGCGAAGCCAGACCACCACCTCGCCGCGGAAGCTTTCCGCCACGCCCATGCCCTCGCCCGCCACCTCGGGCAGCGGGACGCGGACGGCGCCTTCGGGCATCTCGTGCAGCATGCGGTTGATGAGGTGCAGGGATTCCTTGGCCTCGGCGAAGCGCACCAGCACGCGGGCGTTGACGTCGCCCTCGGTCAGCACCGGCACGGTCATGTCCAGCTTGTCGTAGGGCGGATAGCTGGGCGTCTCGCGGGCATCATGGCCCCGCCCCGAGGCCCGCCCCACGAATCCTCCGGCCCCGAACCGGTGGATCAGCGAGGTTTGGACGATGCCGGTGGACACGGTGCGATCCGACAGGGAGGGCGTGTTCTCGTAGAGCTGGTAGCCCTGCTCCAGCAGCTTGCCAAAGCCGTAGAGCAGGTGCTTCAGCGCTTCCACCCCCTCGTCGGAGAGGTCGAGGGAGACGCCGCCCGGCACGATGCGGTCCATGTTGAGCCGGTGGCCGAACAGGACGTCGTTGGCGCGCAGAACCTTCTCGCGCAGCACGCCCATATGGGAGAGCATCACCGCGAAGGCCGCGTCGTTGCACACCGCGCCGATGTCGAAGACGTGGTTGGCCACCCGCTCCATTTCGGCCATCACGCCGCGCAGCCAGTGGGCGCGGGCGGGCACCTCGCAGCCGGTGGCGGCCTCGACCGCCCGGGCGAAGGCCAGGGAATAGGCCACGGTGGAATCCCCCGAGACCCGGGCCACAATGCGCGCCGCCTTGTCCAGGGGAGCGCCTTGCAGCAATCCCTCGATGCCCTTGTGCTGATAGCCCAGGCGCTGTTCCAGACGCACCACCGCCTCGCCCTGGCAGTGAAAGCGGAAATGCCCCGGCTCGATCACCCCGGCATGGACCGGACCCACGGGGATCTGGTGCAGTCCGTCGCCCACCGCCTGCAGGAAGGGGTAGCGGTCGGGTTCGGCCGACGGCGCCATGGGCTGGGCGGCCAGCGGCATGCGCGACGGCCAGCGGCCATGGTCCAGCCAATGGCGCCGGTCCTCCAGCCCCACCGGCGTCAGGCCCCAGACGTCGTGGATGGCCCGCTCGATGCGGATGACTCCGGGCCGCACATTGCCCAGCGCCAGGAACCGGCGGTCGTCGCATCGGTGGGAGGCCACGGCGATGTCGCCGCTGGCCTCGTCCCTGAGCGCCACATGGATCTCCGAGCGCTCGGCCCATTCGGCCATCACCGACCATTCCGCCACCCGCAGATGGTCGATCAGCTGGCGCCAGCCCCTGAGGTCGAGGGCAAAGCGCGGCCACGGCCGATGGCCCTCGACCCGCCGGCCGAGGGAGAGAAACTCCAGCAGGGTGATGTCGCCCATCATCCCAGGATCCTCGCCACGTTCTGGAACCACGCCACCAGTTCCCGGGGCAGATACAGGCCGGCCACCAGCACCAGCAGCATGTGCACCCATAACGGCGTCAGTGCCAGGGCGGTGGATAGCGGACCGGCATGGCCGTGGGCATGGGCATGGGGCGGCGGCTCGCCGAAGGCCATGCTTTGCAGCCGGGCCACCAGGGCGCCGAAGGCCAGCAGCAGGCCGACGGCCAGCGGAATGGCCAGCAGCGGCTGGCGGGCGAAGGTGGAGCCCAGCACCAGGAACTCGCTCATGAACACCCCCATGGGGGGCAGGCCGGCGATGGCCAGCACCGCCAGCACGAAGCCCCAGCCCAGCACCGGATGCGAACTGGTCAGCCCCCTTATGGCGGCGATGCGCTTGGTGCCCAGATTCTGGCTGATGATGCCGACCGCGAAGAAGATGGCCGACTTGGTCAGCGAGTGCATGGTCATGTGCAGCAGGCCGGCGAAATTGGCCACGGCGCCGCCCATGCCGAAGGCGAAGGTGATGACCCCCATGTGCTCGATGGAGGAATAGGCGAACAGCCGCTTGATGTCGCCCCGCCGGTACAGCATGAAGGCCGACAGGAACAGGGACGACAGCCCCATCACCACCAGCAGCGGCCCCGGCGTCAGGGTGTTGCCGTTGGCGGCGATGACCATCTTGAAGCGCAGCAGGGCGTAAAGCGCCACGTTGAGCAGCAGGCCCGACAGCACCGCCGAGATGGGTGTCGGCCCCTCGGCATGGGCATCGGGCAGCCAGGCATGCAGCGGCGCCAGACCCACCTTGGTGCCGTAGCCCACCAGCACGAAGACGAAGGCCAGGTTCAGCAGGTCGGGCTGGAAATCATGGGCTCGCTTGATCATCAGGGTCCAGGCCATGGCGTCGGCGCCGTCGCCCATTACCGGCTGGGCCGCCAGATAGACCAGGGTGGTGCCGAACAGGGCGAGGCCGATGCCCACAGAGCACAGGATGAAATACTTCCACGCCGCCTCGATGGCCTCGCGGGTGCGGTACAGGCTGACCATCAGCACGGTGGTCAGGGTCGCCGCCTCCACCGCCACCCACATCACGCCGGTATTGTTGGCGCACAGGGCCAGAAGCATGGTGAACGAGAAGGCCTGGTACATGGAGTGGTAAAAGCGCAGATGCAGGTCCGACAGGCGCTGGGCCTCGCTTTCGCGTGCGATGTAGGCGGCCGAGAATACCGAGGTGGTCAGGCCGACGAAGGCGGTCAGCACCACCAGATAGACGTTGAAATCGTCGATGAACAGCAGGCGGGTCGGCTCGGGCCGCACGTGGATCAGCACCAGGGACGAGGCGAAGGTGACGCCCGACGCCGCCACGTTGACCCAGGCCGCCACCCGCCAGTTCCTCAGCACCGCCAGGAACCCGGCCGAGCCCAGCGGCACGCCCAAAATCCACAGCAGCGGATTGTCGAAGCCGGGCAGCAGGGCGAAGGCGCCGACCATCAGCGATCCCCCCGATGGGTTTCCAGATCGGCCAGATCCAGGGTGTCGAAGCGCTCGCGGATGCGGAAGAAGAAGATGCCGAACAGGGTCATGGCCACCAGCACCGAGAACGCCACCGAGATCTCCACCACCAGCGGCATGCCCTTGGCCGAGACCGCGGCCAGGATCAGGCCGTTCTCCAGCGCCATGAAGCCCACCACCTGGGTGACGGCGTTGCGCCTGGTGATCATCATCAACAGGCCCAGCAGCACCACGCTCATGGCCAGCGCCAGGCTTTCCCGCGTCAGGGCCGCCGCGTTGGCGGTGACCGGCAGCACCAGCAGGATGGACAGGGTGACCAGGGCCACGCCGGCCATCATGGTCCAGCCGATGGACATGGCGGTTTCCACGTTCTTGTGGATGCCCAACTGCTCGACCAGCCAATGCAGGGCGATGGGGACGATGATCGCCTTGAACACCAGGGCGATGCCGGCGGTGACATAGAGGTGCGGCGCGTGCTGGACATGGGCCTGCCACGCCGCCGCCGCCGCCAGGGCCAGGGCCTGGAAGGCGAAGGTGTTGAGCACCGCGAACAGGCGGCGCTGGTACAGAAGCTGGAACCCCGCCATCAGCACGGTGGCGCCGATCAGATGGGCGATGTCGTAGGAGATCTGGGCGCCCATCACACCGCCTCCGAGACGTAGAGGAAGATGGTGGCCAGCAGACCCAGCAGCAGGGCGCCGCCGAGGAAATCGGCGTAGCGGAAGACGCGCATCTTGGCGATGGAGGTCTCGAACACGCCCAGCGCCGTGGCCAGGACGAAGCACTTGGCCAGGAAAGCGGCCAGACCGACCAGCACGGCGACCGCGTCGCCTCCCGGCTGGGCCATGCCCCAGGGGGCGAACAGGCCGCCGATCAGCGCCATGAACAGGGTCAGGCGCACCATGCCCGCGCCCTCCATCAGGGCCAGATGGCGGCCGGAATATTCCAGCACCATGGCTTCGTGCACCATGGTCAGTTCCAGGTGGGTGGCGGGGTTGTCGATGGGAATGCGGCCGTTCTCGGCGATGGCGACCATCACCAGGGCGGCCAGGGCGAGGCCCAGCGACACCTCGATGCCGACTCCGCCCGACAGCACGAAGGCGATGATCTGGGCCGGCGCCGTGGTGCCGGAAATCAACGACAGCGAGAAGGTCACCATCAGCATGGCCGGCTCGGCCAGGCTGGAGATCATCATCTCGCGGGACGCTCCCAACCCGCCGAAGCTGGTGCCCACATCCATGCCGGCCAGGGCCGTCCAGAAGCGCGCCACGCCCAAGAGCGCCACCAGGGCGATCAGGTCCGCGGCCTGGGCCAGGAACAGGTTGGTGGTGAAGGCGGGAACGATGCAGGCGGCCAGCCACGCCGCGCCGAAAGTGACGTAGGGCGCCACGCGGAACACCCAGGAGGCGGAATGGGCGACCACCGCCTCCTTCTGCAGCAGGCGGTAGATGTCGCGGTAAGGCTGGAAGGGCGAGGCGCCGATGCGGCCGTTGAGGCGCGACTTGACCAGCCGCACCCAGCCAGTGATCAACGGGCTGATGGCCACAACCAAGACGATCTGCAGCAATTGCCAGAGGATGGCGCTCATGGGGTCGTCCTCCCCGTCCCGTCATCCCGAGCGCCGGCGAGGGATCTCCGCTTGGCCTGGCGGTGCCGGTCCTGAGACGTCGCACCAGGACGGGATCCCTCCTCCCGTTGGTCGTCGGGATGACGGATCGGATCGCCGTGCTTTATCCCGCTCATTGGCTCTGCCTCACCGCGACCACCAGCAGCATGATCACCAGGGTGGAGAACATCATCAGCAGGTAATGCCGCACCGTCAGGTGCTGGAAGCGGTTGACCCGGTCGGCGATGAAGTCCACCACTCGGCCGATTCCGGCGTAAAGCCCAACCCAGATGGGATCGACGACCCGCACCTTCAGCTCCGCCGGTCGGTTGTCGCCGGGATCGGGCATGTCCACGCTTTCCCGCGCCGCGAAGATGGAGGCGCAGAACACCCGGCGCAGCGGCTGGGAGAAGCTTTGGCCGGTGTACTGGCTTTGGGGGATGCTTTCCTTGTGACCGCAATCCCAGGCATCGGCGCGGCGAATTCTGGTGGTGCCGAAGCCGTGCACCAGCAGCAGGGTAATGGCGCACAGCCCCGCTCCGGTCATCACCAGCACGGTGCCCGAATACGAGCCGCGGGTGGAACTGACCGGCGAGAGCCACGGCCAGCCCAGATCGGCGGAGACGGCGAACTGCACTCCGGTCAGCGGCGTCACCACATGGGAGAGCGCATCGGTGACGGTCACCGGAATGGCGCCCAGCACCACGCACAGCGCGGCCAGCAACGCCACGGTCCAGCGCATGGAGGCGGGAACCTGATGGGCCTGGGCGGCGGCCTCCGAGCGGGGGCGTCCCAGAAAGGCGATGCCGTAGGCCCGCACGAAGCAGGCGGCGGCCAGGGCGGCGGCCAGGGCCAGCATGGCGCCCACCACCGGCACGCCGAACTTCATGGCCCAGTGGGGCAGGCTCGGGCCCTTGAACAGGGACTGGAAGATCAGCCATTCCGAGACGAAGCCGTTGAGCGGCGGCAGGGCCGAGATGGCGATGGCGCCCACCAGGGCGGCGACGCCGTTCCACGGCATGCGCTTGGTCAGGCCGCCCAACTTGCCCAGGTCGCGCTCGCCAGTGGCGGTGATCACCGCGCCGGCCGACAGGAACCACAGGGTCTTGAAGATGGAATGGTTGACGATGTGATACAGCCCGGCCACCAGGGCCAGGGCGGCCAGAGTCTTCTCGCCGCTGCCCTTGAAGGCGATGGCCAGCCCCAGGCCGATCACCACCACGCCGATATTCTCCACCGTGGAATAGGCCAGCAGCTTCTTCAGGTCGTCCTGCAGGATGGCGTAAAGCACGCCCATCACGGCGGTGATGCCGCCGATGGCCATCATCACCGCGCCCCAGGCCCAGCTCACCTCGCCGTGGAGGTCGAACAGGATGCGGATCAGGCCGTACAGCGCTACCTTGGTCATCACCCCGCTCATCAGGGCGGAGACATGGCTGGGGGCGGCGGGATGGGCCAGGGGCAGCCAGGCATGCAGCGGCACCAGACCCGCCTTGGACCCGGCGCCCAGCAAGGCCAGCAGCACCACCAGGAAGCCGGCCACCCCGTCCAGCTTGGCGGCGCGCATGGCGGGGAAGGAATAGGCCCCCTGGCCGCCGGCCATCAGGCCGAAACAGGTCAGCAGGCAGAAGGTGCCGAAGCAGGCCATCACCAGATAGACGAAGGCGGCCTGGCGGTTCTCGGCGTTCTTGTGATCGGCCAGCACCAGCAGCCACGAGGACAGCGACATGAATTCCCAGGCCACCAGGAACATAAAGGCGTCGTCGGCGATCAGCACGGCGTTCATGCCGAACAGGAACAGGGGATAGAACGGGGTCACCCGCCGGGGCTCGGGCAGATGCGAGCAATAGCCGATGCCGTAGGCCGAGGCGGCGGCGGTGGCCAGATTGACCACCACCATGAACAGGGCCGACAGATTGTCGAGGCGGAAATGGGCGGCCATCCAGGGGAGGCCGATGGGCAGCACGATGGCCGGGCCGGTGCCGGGCGTCTGGCCCAGATGCTTGATCCCCCCGGCCAGCAGCGCCAGGGATGCAATCATGCAGCAGAAATAGACCAATCGGTGCCGCCACATTTCCGCACCCGCCGCCACGCCGAGCACGGCGAGGGCCAGAAGAGCGGAAAGGGCGGCGGCGATCAGCATCGGCTGCGCGACCTCATGGATTTCTGCGGCCCCTCGCCGGGCGCGCGCCTCCGCGCGCTTGGCCGCCGCCTCAATGGCGGCTGGGCATGACGCAGGGAAGCTGCATCATGCTCGACTGCTCCGTCGCAGAACATGGCGATCGTCTCCCGTGAATCCCCTGTCGGCGGGGCCGGTTGTTCCGGCCCTCTTCAACTCGTCTTATGGCGAGGAGACGGGAATCATACCCACCCAGGGGGGCGGGCGCAAGGCCGCCCCAGGTCTAATTTCGCGCCAGGGCCCGCCAGGCGATGTCGCGTCGGCAGAAGCCGCCCGGCCAGTCGAGCGCGTCCACTGCCTTGTAGGCCCGCTCGCGCGCTTCGGCCACGGTCCTGCCCTTGGCGGTGACGCCCAGGACGCGGCCGCCGGTGGCGACCACCTGTCCGTCCTTCATGGCCGTGCCGGCGTGCAGCACGGTGACGCCGTCCACCTGGGCGGCCTTGTCCAACCCGCCGATGACGGTGTTCTTCTCGTAGGCGCCGGGATAGCCCTTGGCGGCCATCACCACCACCAGGGCGACGTCGTCGGACCATTTCAGCTCGATGCCCGACAGCTTGCCGTCCGCCCCCGCCGCCAGCACCGGCAGCAAGTCGGAGTCGAGGCGCGCCATCAGCACCTGACACTCGGGGTCGCCGAAGCGGACATTGTATTCCAGCAGCTTCGGCCCGGACTTGGTGACCATGATGCCGGCGAACAGCACGCCGGTATAGGGCTTGCCCATCTCGGCCATGGTCTTGACCAGGGGCAGGATGGACCGCTCCATGATCTCGGCCTGGATGGCGTCGGTGACGACGGGAGCGGGGGAATAGGCGCCCATGCCGCCGGTATTGGGGCCGGTGTCGCCGTCGCCCACCCGCTTGTGGTCCTGGGCGGCCACCAGGGGCAGCGCCGTCTTGCCGTCGCACAGGGCGAAGAACGAGCATTCCTCGCCGTCCAGGAACTCCTCGATCACCAGCTCGTTGCCGGCGTCGCCGAACACACGCTCGCCCATCATCATGTCGACGGCGCCCAGAGCCTCGTCCAGGGTCATGGCTACCACCACGCCCTTGCCGGCGGCCAGCCCATCGGTCTTGACCACGATGGGGGCGCCCTTGGCGCGGATGAAGTCCTTGGCCTTCTCCATGTCGGTGAAGCGGCCGTACCAGGCGGTGGGAATGCCGGCCTTGGCCGCCACATCCTTCATGAAGCCCTTCGAGCCCTCCAGCTCGGCCGCCGCGGCCGAGGGGCCGAACACCTTGATGCCGGCTTCGCGGCACTTGTCGGCCAGACCGAGCACCAGCGGCGCCTCGGGTCCCACCACCACCAGATCGACGGCGTTGGCCTGGGCGAAGGCCAGCAACTCGTCCACCTTCTCGGCTCCGATGGCGACGCATTCGGCCGAGTCGGCGATGCCGGCGTTGCCCGGCGCGCACCACAGCTTGGTCAGCAAGGGCGAGGACTTGAGTTTCCAGCACAGGGCGTGCTCGCGCCCGCCCGAACCGACCACCAGAACCTTCATGTCCGCCTCCCGGAGTGATGACTGGGGTCGTTTATCACTTCCGTCCGCGTTTGCAAATCACCGGCTCTTGCGCCACCATCCGCCCATGAGTGACGAAGCCCGCCCCGCCCCTTCCAACGTCCCGGAATACTCGGTCTCGGAACTGTCCGGTTCCCTGCGCAAAACCGTGGAGGACGCCTTTTCCTTCGTCCGCGTGCGGGGCGAGATCTCGGGCTTCAAGCGCCATTCCTCGGGTCACCTCTATTTCGCCCTGAAGGATGCCGACGCGGTGCTGGACGCCGTGTGCTGGCGGGGCAGTGCCGGGAAGCTGGCCATCGGCCCCGAGGACGGCATGGAAGTGGTGGCGACGGGCCGTCTGACCACCTATCCCGGGCGCTCGAAATACCAGATGGTGGTCGAGCGCATGGAACTGGCGGGCCAGGGCGCCCTGCTGAAGATGCTGGAGGACCGCAAGAAGCGCCTGATGGCCGAGGGGCTGTTCGACACGGCGAAGAAGCGGCCGATCCCCTTCCTGCCCGAGGTAATTGGCGTGGTGACCTCGCCCACCGGCGCGGTGATCCGCGACATCCTCCACCGTCTGGCCGAGCGCTTTCCTCGCCGGGTGCTGCTGTGGCCGGTGGCGGTGCAGGGCGATGGCGCGAGCGCCCAGGTGGCCGCCGCCATCCGGGGCTTCAACGCCCTGAAGCCGGGCGGAGCCGTGCCGCGCCCCGACGTGCTGATCGTCGCCAGGGGCGGCGGCTCGCTGGAAGACCTGATGGCCTTCAACGAGGAAATCGTGGTGCGGGCGGCAGCAGAATCGGAGATTCCGCTGATCTCGGCGGTGGGGCACGAGACCGATACCACGCTGATCGACTTCGCCTCCGACCTGCGCGCCCCCACCCCCACGGCGGCGGCCGAGAAGGCGGTGCCGGTCCGTGCCGAACTGATCGCCACCGTCGCCGACATGGGGGCTCGCCTGATCGGCGCCATGCAGCGCGGGCTGGAGGAGCGGCGCACTCGCCTGGGGCACACCTTCCGGGCGCTGCCCCATCCCCGCCGGGTGATGGAGGATTGCGCCAGGCGTCTGGACGAGCGGGCCGAGCGCCTGACCAATGCGCCGCGCCTGCTGCTGGAGCGCCGCCGGGCCGAGCTGGACCGTCTGGCCGCCCGCCTGCGCCACCCCCGTGAGCAACTGGCCGAGGCCGGGCACAAGCTGACGGCGCTGACCACCCGCCTCGATCACGCCATGAAGACGGTGAGTGCGGCCGAGCGTGCCGCCAATGAGCGCCGGACGCTTCAACTGGAGCAATGTGCGGGGCGTCTGATCCAGGCCATGCCCCGCCTGCTCGATGAGAAGGCCAAGCGGGTCGCCCATGCCGGGCAGCTTCTGGAAAGCTTCTCCTACCGTAAGGTCTTAGAGCGTGGTTTCGCCGTGGTCCGGGACGAGCACGGCACTCCGGTGACCTCTGTCGCCGCCGCCAAGCCGGGCGCCGCTTTGGCGGTGGAGTTCGCCGACGGCAAGGCGGGAGTCAGGGTCGAGGGAACCGCCGCTCCGCCCGCCCCCAAGCCCCATCGCAAGCCAGCCACGCCCGATGGGCGGCAGGGGTCGTTGCTGTAATTGTGGAATATGGGCTGCCGCCCATACCCGCTCGGGGCCGGGGGCCCCAAACCCCATTCATGAAATCAAAGGGGGGCCGGGGCATCGCCCCGGATGGGTTCGGGCGATAGCCCGATAACTATTCCATTCCCACCAGGGACTTGGCAAAGGCATCCGCCTCGAAGGGCCGCAAATCCTCGGCCTTTTCGCCGATTCCG
It encodes the following:
- the xseA gene encoding exodeoxyribonuclease VII large subunit, coding for MSDEARPAPSNVPEYSVSELSGSLRKTVEDAFSFVRVRGEISGFKRHSSGHLYFALKDADAVLDAVCWRGSAGKLAIGPEDGMEVVATGRLTTYPGRSKYQMVVERMELAGQGALLKMLEDRKKRLMAEGLFDTAKKRPIPFLPEVIGVVTSPTGAVIRDILHRLAERFPRRVLLWPVAVQGDGASAQVAAAIRGFNALKPGGAVPRPDVLIVARGGGSLEDLMAFNEEIVVRAAAESEIPLISAVGHETDTTLIDFASDLRAPTPTAAAEKAVPVRAELIATVADMGARLIGAMQRGLEERRTRLGHTFRALPHPRRVMEDCARRLDERAERLTNAPRLLLERRRAELDRLAARLRHPREQLAEAGHKLTALTTRLDHAMKTVSAAERAANERRTLQLEQCAGRLIQAMPRLLDEKAKRVAHAGQLLESFSYRKVLERGFAVVRDEHGTPVTSVAAAKPGAALAVEFADGKAGVRVEGTAAPPAPKPHRKPATPDGRQGSLL